From Bombyx mori chromosome 10, ASM3026992v2, a single genomic window includes:
- the Leb3 gene encoding lebocin-3 precursor, translating to MYKFLVFSSVLVLFFAQASCQRFIQPTYRPPPTQRPITRTVRQAGQEPLWLYQGDNVPRAPSTADHPILPSKIDDVQLDPNRRYVRSVTNPENNEASIEHSHHTVDTGLDQPIESHRNTRDLRFLYPRGKLPVPTLPPFNPKPIYIDMGNRYRRHASEDQEELRHYDEHFLIPRDIFQE from the coding sequence ATGTACAAGTTTTTAGTATTCAGTTCAGTTCTGGTGCTGTTCTTTGCTCAGGCTTCGTGCCAGAGGTTCATCCAGCCGACCTACAGGCCACCGCCAACACAGCGCCCGATAACACGTACAGTGCGACAAGCTGGCCAGGAACCGCTATGGCTGTATCAAGGTGACAATGTTCCTCGTGCGCCAAGTACTGCAGACCATCCGATTCTTCCTTCGAAAATCGACGACGTGCAGCTCGATCCAAACCGAAGGTATGTTCGCAGTGTCACCAATCCAGAAAATAACGAGGCGTCCATTGAACATTCACATCATACAGTTGATACTGGACTTGACCAGCCGATCGAGAGCCACCGTAACACAAGGGACCTGCGGTTTTTGTACCCTCGAGGGAAACTGCCTGTTCCAACGCTTCCTCCGTTTAACCCCAAGCCAATATATATTGATATGGGAAACCGTTACCGACGACATGCGTCGGAGGATCAAGAAGAATTGCGGCATTATGATGAGCACTTTCTGATTCCGAGGGACATTTTCCAAGAATAG